The following is a genomic window from Candidatus Nezhaarchaeota archaeon.
TATTGCCGTTAAAATTGCTAAGAATATTATTGCTACGTCCCACAAGGTTCAACAACCTCTGCCTTCCTATCGTAAGTAACTAACTCGTAGATCGGTGTCGTCTTAATAGCTTTTCGAGGGCAAGACTCAACGCACTGAGCGCAGAAAGTGCACCTAGATACATAGTATTTAGGCTTCCTCTTACCGCCTGGTGACTGTACTAGCTCTAGGGCGAGGGCTGGACAATCCTTTACGCAAAGCCCACAGCCTATACAGAGATTATAGTCTATTTCTATTTTGCCCCTATAGTCTTCACATACATTCCTCCTCTCAAAGGGGTAGAGAATTGTTGCCCTCTTCTTGAGAGCATTTCTTAGTGCTTCTCTAAATATTGGCGTAGCCACCACCTCAAAGAGTTATGATTCGAGGAAGCAAGATTGCTAAGGATAATTGAAGTATCGATAGGGGCATGAGGTACTTCCATGCAAAGTTTACCATTTGGTCTATCCTTAGCCTAGACATTGTAGCTCTTAAAACGGTTAATATGAG
Proteins encoded in this region:
- a CDS encoding 4Fe-4S binding protein, giving the protein MATPIFREALRNALKKRATILYPFERRNVCEDYRGKIEIDYNLCIGCGLCVKDCPALALELVQSPGGKRKPKYYVSRCTFCAQCVESCPRKAIKTTPIYELVTYDRKAEVVEPCGT